DNA sequence from the Methanolobus psychrophilus R15 genome:
GGGACAGCAGTTGCGCAACTATCCTGCGCTCCATCTCGCCCAGAACCTCATCACGCTTGGGGGCAATGGAATCTATCTCATCTATGAAGATTATCGAAGGAGCGTTCTTTTCTGCATCCTCGAATATCTGCCTCAGCTTGTGTTCACTCTCCCCATAGTACTTGGAGACAATCTCAGGGCCGCTCACCGATATGAAATTTGCATCGGTCTCACTTGCAACAGCTCTTGCTATCAGTGTTTTTCCCGTGCCTGGAGGACCATATAGAAGAACACCTTTGGGAGGGTCTACTGCAAGCTTCTGGAACAACTCCGGGTGCTTGAGGGGCAATTCGATCATTTCCCTCACAAGCCCCAGCTCGCGCTTGAGACCCCCGATGTCTTCATAGTTGATCTGTCCGGCAATGCCCTCCTGCACCACAGTACTCTCCCTGAGATGTATCTGGGTATTCCTGGTAACCACCACAGGACCCGCCGGAATTGTTGAGAGCACTACAAAAGAAACGGGATTGCTGACAGCTTCCACCCTTATAGCCTGTCCTTTAATTATCGGGCGCCCCTCAAGTATCCTTAGGATGAAGCGCGGACCTCCTACAAGGCGGCTCTCTTTTGTGGGTGCGAGAGTTATCTTCTCAGCCTCGCTGACAGTAACCTTCCTGACCGTTACCTTATCATCAATGCTGACCTTTGCATTATTCCTGAGATTGCCGTCAATCCTGATAATATCCTTGCCTGCATCCTCCAGGTATCCGGGCCAGACGATAGCATAACATTTCTCCTTGTTCCGGATCTCAATGATATCACCACTGATAACCCCGATAGATTCCATAAGGACCTTATCAAGCCTGGCAATTCCCCGGCCTGCATCCCTTGGGTAAGCCTGTCCCACACTTAAGGTAATTTCCTCGGTCAACTATGATCACCATAATAGAATATACGGCATATGCTAACTAGGTAATTGCTCAAACGGGATTTAAAAAGATTCCCACGACACATAAGAAAATAAAAATGAAAGAGAGATCACATCTCTTTTTTCAGTTTAGCGACCAGTTCTTCCTGTATGACAGAAGTACGGTCACCGCCACATACCATGCCCCGCACGCCGATGATATCGGGCCGGATGCGCCTGAGCATAGAGAGATCCTCAAACTTGAGAGTGCCAGCCAGCGCGGATTCAAGACCATGGTCCCTGATAGCACCTGTGAACATTGTCAACTCTTCCTCGGTCATGAACTCAAAAGTTGAGCGCCCGTCCTTGATGCCTGTGTCCACCATTACAACATCGACACCTGCCTGCGCACCGATGGCAGGAAGCAGGTGCGGAGATATGGAGTTGATTCTCCTGTAATCAGAATAACCTGATGCTACAACCTTTTTGGAAGGGTCCAGGTCCTTGACAGAGCGCGTGATGTTGGTCAGCATCTCCAGAGCCTGCTCCTCAGTCTGGATATCATAGAGACCCACCTTGATATAGTGAGCACCTGCGACAGCAGCGCCAAGAGCCGCAAGGGATGCGGTGCCGGGTTTATAGTTGAAGTCCCCGATGGTCGCACTTATAGGCTTTTGAGAGCCTATGGCCTCTTTCACTGACCTGATGACCCAGGGAAAATTAGCGCCCAGGGACCCTTCTTTAGGGTTTTTCACATCGATAATGTCAGCACCACCTTTGTGTGCTGCTATTGCCTCCTCAGGGCTAATGGGACTGACAAGTAACTTCATAGCATAACCTCTTTTTTATAGCATGACAGATGTATGAATTAAATATGTTTCGTATCCTTTTTGTTCTTGACGTTTTCAACCGGACGGTAGTTCATGCGCAGGGCGGAAACAGGAGGGAATACAAGCCCATTCACTTTTCCAGCCGCATTTGCGATAGTTCGGATGCTATCAGGATAGTTGATACAGTAAAACCTAGAGAGGTATACATTGCCGACTTAAATCTCCTGGAAGATATAGGCAAGAGGGAAAAGAACTTTGAAGTCATCCAGGAAGTATCCCGAAGGGCGAAGACAATGGTTGATGCCGGAATAACATCCCTTTCCGAAACAGAGGACATACTGGAGATAGTACCCACAATCGTACTTGGCACTGAAACAGCCTCCATTGAAACAATAGAGAAGGTGTCTGTAAATAATCCGGGCCGTGCTGTAGTCAGCATTGACAAAAAATACGGCAGGATACTCACCAAGGATCCCGCTATGCCGGATGACCCCTTTGAGATAGTAAAGATACTCAACAGGTTCAATCTGCAGGACATAATAATCCTGGACCTTGACAGGGTTGGTACAACAAGCGGCGTAGACTCACAATTCTTAAGTAAAATAGCATCAATCTCAGAGCACAATGTACTTCTTGGCGGAGGGGTTCGCAACATCGAGGATATAGAAACACTTGAAAGAATAGGCATTGAGGGTGCTCTTATAGCAACTGCTCTGCATAATGGTTCACTTCCCCTTGAGAAAGTACAATAAGATCACAATTCATTAGTTAATGGTGTAAATATGGCAGAGAATGAGGAATTAGTTGAAGTTGGCGAAGGATATGCCGAAATAAAGATGGGAGCAGGCTGGTTCCTGACAATCACACTTGCATCCAGTGAAAAGTACGAAAATCAATATATTGAGATAGCTAAAGAGAGAGCCGGGCAGAAAAAAGGGCGTTTCAACCTGAATCCCAAGTATGCGCGCACATTGGGCGAGGCGCTTATCAAGTTCGCCGATGCTAACGAGCTTTAGGCCTATCCGGGTTACATGCAGCTTTGCTGAATGTGACCCAGAAAACACTGCCTTTTCCATCGGGATTATCCTCGACTCCATAACCGCCGCAGTGCATTTCCATTATGCGTTTCACGATCGCAAGTCCAAGACCTGTGCCCTTGACACCTTTCTTTTCCAGGCGCTTGAAACGATTGAAAACCGAGGTCTTATTCTCATCAGGAATTCCATCGCCCTGATCAGTCACTGTAACCCTGATAGTATCAGCATCTGTCAGGAAAGAGATATCTATTCTTCCATTTTCCGGACTGTACTTGACAGCATTTGACAGAAGATTTGCAAATACTTCGCTCACTAAAGGATTTACATTGGAATAACATGGACCTTCTGAAGAAAGGTTCAGGGTTGTATTCTTTTCCTGTGAGTAGGATGTGAAATCCAGCAAAGTGCTCCTGAACAGGTTCACAAGATCAGTATAATAATAGTCTATCTCATCAATGCTGTTCAGCTTCTCATATTTGGAAGCACTCTCAATGAGATCAATGAGCCTTTTAGTGCTAGCTTCTATCACTTTAAGCAAATTGAGCTTTTCCTTGTCACTTTCCATTTCCTGCAAGATCTCAACATAGCCTTTGATGGTGCCGGCAGGAGTAAGCAGGTCATGTCTGATGATGTCTGAAAAGAGATCCTTTAATGCATTCAGCTGTTCCAGTTCTGCAGTGTGTTTCTCAAGCTCCTCCTCATATTTTTTCTTATCGCTGATATCCAGTATTATCCCTTCAAATCTTAAAGGTTTACCCTGCTCATCCTTGTGAAGCAGGGAAAGTTCGCGAACCCAGAGAAACTCGCCTGTTTTCCTCAAAAGCCTGTATTCATGAGAAAAGTATGCTTCACCTTCCTCTGTGAATCTGGACATACCCTGGAGCAGTTTAGCCCGGTCCTGCGGGTGGATCATATCAATATAATGCATGTTCTCTGATTCGAGTTCCTCTTTGGTGTAACCAAGCTGAGAAATGTTCTCTGACACGAACAGAACAGGCCACCCCTCTTCAGAGGACCATTTCAGAACAATCACAGGGACCTCCCGATAGATTGATTCGAGCTTGTCGACATCGGATAACTTATCAAGCAAACCCCTTTCTCTAAGGCAATAGTCGCTGACTTCTTCAACGTAACAGACCATTCCATAGTAACTGCCATCTTCACCAAATAATGGTACAAGGGATATTGATTGATAGCTAAGTATATTATTAGGAGTAATTATGGGCACATTTTGCCGGGAAGATCTCTGAAGGGAATGTTTAGTATCCAGATAGAACTGCCTGAAGTTTGCTTTCCCTCCAAGAGTATAGTCCGGAATTGAATGGAACAGGCTCTTACCGATAACATCACAGGATGACATTCCCGAAATAGATTCCATTTCTTTATTGAAGAAAACAAAGTTATCATCTTTATCAAAGATGCATATACCCACCGGAGCATCCTGCAGAACCATAGAATCGAATCTCTGTCCTGTATTATCCAATTGTTCACCCACTAATCCCGACAAATGGAAGTCAATAGGTATTTTACACAGGTATTATAAATACATTACTTGCCTACTATATAATATTAATAGGCGCATAAAAGAAAAAAATAAAGCAAGTCAACATATAAAAACTGCTTTCAAAGGAGATACACTCCCAAAGTCACAAATATGAAGAAATCGTCCTGATTACATCAGACTCGATCTTATCAGTACTTCTGGCGGCATCTATTATAACAAAAGATGAGGGGTTTTCTTCAGCCAGGCGTAAGTAGTTATTCCTGACACCCTCCAGGAAGCCGACTTTCTCGAACTTGGTCTTATCGCCTCTGGCGCCACATCGTGCAACTGCTGCCATGGGGTCGATATCAAAAAGAATTGTCAGATCCGGTACTATAGTCCACTCTTTGTGGATGTCCTGTATCCATTGCAGGGGGTCTTTGAACCTGCCTTGTAGTGTCATCCCCTGATATGCATAGCGACTGGCAGAATACCTGTCAGAGATAACATGCCTGCCACTCTCCAGGGATGGCAGGATCAGTTTGGAGATATGTTCGGCGTGGTCTGCTGCAAAAAGAAAAAGCTCTGCAAGATGATCCGTGTCAGCATGTATGGCACAATTGACAGCCTCACCTATCCAGCTTCCCGTCGGCTCCCGGGTGAAAACGAAGTCACTAAAATCCGGATTTGAGGCAAGGGACTTTGCGATGGTAGATTTACCTGAGCCGTCGATCCCTTCAAGAGTTATGAGTTTTCCCTTTGCTGGCATGTATCATGAAAGAGAACGGATAATATTTAGCCTATTTGCATCCATGAGAAGTTCATGCACGAGACACGTTCTCAGAATCGCACTGGGAACATTTCACAGGAAAGCGATCCGGATCTTCCTGGAACAGGAAGTCGCATATGTTGCATCTGAAGTATACCGTTGATGGGTTGTAGTCATCCATTATATCACCTATATAATATACAAAATATTAATATAAAAAGCTCTGCCAAAGCATATAAAGAAAGGTACCCATTTTCTGAAAAGGGTAATACATGACCACAATAGGAGTGATCACCAGAGGAAAGTACGGCAGGCGGCTTATTGAAACCCTGCTGGCAAAGACGGCTCTTGATGTCATTCACACATCAGTGCCTGAACAACTCCCGGGTTTCATTGATGAGCCGGAAGGATTCCTGAGCGATCTTGCCCTTGATGACGCTGTATTCAGATCTGATATAGTGATAACTTACTCCCTGCACCCGGACCTCACTGCCGCGATCGCGCAGAAAGCCGGAAAGGATGGCGCCAGGGCACTCATAGTACCTGGAGGGGCTTCGAAAGCACCGGTAAAGGAGCTGGAACATATATCAGAGAAATATGGGATGTACATCGAGGTTGAAGATATCTGCTGTACCCTTTCCGATAATCCTGCAATATACGATTTCTCTTCAAAGCTGGCAAGCCCGATACTTGATATAGAAACAGATAACGGAAAAGTGTCACATGTAAGGGTTATCCGCGGTGCGCCCTGCGGGAGTACCTGGCAGATGGCAAAAGAGCTGATAGGCACAAAGATAGAGGATGCACCCGCCAGGGCAGGCTTGCTGATACAGCAGTATCCGTGCAGGGCTGTACGGGGAACCCTTGGCGGCATACACCAGTCCGCTGAGATGCACAAGAATGCAGTTGAAAAAGCACTGGATCAAAACAAAAGAAGGAATATAAGCAGGTAACAGCTTACAACAAATTACCAGAGGATCTGTTGTAATGGACAATGCTGAGATCGCGGATATCCTCAGCCGTATGAGCAGGCTGCTGGAATTCAAGGGAGAGGATCCCTTTAAGATAATGGCCTACGAAAAAGCTGCCAGGAGCATCAAAAAACTTGAAATGGATATAGACAGCATCCATCAAGAAGGCCACCTTTCAGACGTACCCGGTGTGGGGAAAGCCATTGAGGACAAGATAAAGGAATTACTGACCACAGGGACCTTCGAGGCGTATGAGAGAATTCTGGCAGAAATCCCTTCAGGGATAATCGAAATAATGGATATATCCGGCATCGGCCCGAAAACTGCAAAGATCCTGTATGAAAGACTTGGCATCGAATCCATAGGAGAACTTATCAAAGCAGCAGAAGAGCATCGTATCCGCCGGCTCCCGCGTATGGGGCCAAAACAGGAGGAAAGAATCCTGAAAGCAGCCAGGAACCGGGTCCAAAGCAGTGATTTCAGGAGAACTCCTCTTGCAGTTGCGACCGCCATTGCACGACAGATCACTGAAGAACTGAGCGCCAGCCCATATATCGACACAGTAGTACCTGCCGGAAGCCTTCGGCGAAGAAAGGAAACAGTTGGTAATATCGACCTTGTTGCCCTTTCCGATGAACCTGAAAAAGCCGTTGATGCGTTCATGCATCTCGAAAAAACTGCCCCGGTGCCGGAAGTTTTGGATATATATGAGGGAAGTACACATGCGGCCATAGTCCATGAAAGCGGTATAAGGGTAGACCTGTATGTAGGCTCCCGGGGTTACTGCGGTTCACTGATTCAGTACCTTACAGGTTCAAAAGAACATAATATACACCTGCAGGAAGTGGCGCGTGCTAAAGGATACACTATCAGCAAGAGTGGATCGATCAGTAAAGGAAAACCAGTAGAGACAGAAGGACCAAGAAACAAAGCCAGAGAGTTTTCAAATGAGGCTGAACTGTATGAATCTCTCGGGCTCGGGTACCTGCAACCTGAACTCCGCGAGGACCGGGGTGAGGTCGAGGCAAGCCTGGAAGGCAGGCTCCCTGTGCTGATAGAGCGGAGAGATATAAAAGGGGATCTTCATGTCCATTCAAGATGGAGTGATGGAAGGAACACTATTGAAGAGCTCGCGTTACATGCAAGAGGGCTTGGCTATGAATATATAGCCATAACGGACCATTCCCCCTCCACTGGGGTCGCTAACGGCCTGTCAGAAGAAAAGTTGCTTGAACACATACGCGAGATAGATGAGATAAATGACAGAATAGACGGTATCAAACTGCTCTCGGGCACTGAGTGCGACATCAGATCCGACGGCAGGCTTGATTACAGCAACGATGTTCTGGAGGGGCTTGATATTGTTGTCGTTGCCGTGCATGCTGGCCTGGAACAGGGCAGAAAAAGCATGACAAAGCGTGTTATTGCTGCACTTGAGAATGAACATGTGGACATACTCGCCCATCCGACCGGGAGAAAGTTTGGGAAGCGTTCAGGATATGATATCGATATGGAAAAGGTCATGCAGGCGGCTTTTGATAATGACAAGGTCCTTGAGATCAATTCTTCACCCTCAAGGCTTGACCTGAATGACATGCATGCAAGGATGGCAAAGGAACTAGGAGTGAAGATAGCCATCAATACGGACACGCATTCAATTGCACACTTTGACAACATCGACTATGGAATCGATGTTGCCCGCAGGGCATGGCTTGAGCCTGCGGATGTCGTGAATACGCGTGGATTAAAAGAGATATGTTCCATGTTACGGATATGAAACAGCATTAGATGGACATATTTTAATTTCGGTCTTTTCTCTTTTGTAGTTTTATACGTTGTCCCAGAATACACTTTCCACCTCTATGGCCTCCAAGCGGGTTGAATGAAGTTCCCATGGAATTCATGCACCTTGCCATGACAGCTGCACCGCGTGCAAGCCCGTCATCAACGAAAACCACATTCTCCTCGATCTTGTTATTAATCCCAAGCTCATGCAGGTATTGCAGGATAAGTCGGGGTTTAGCTCCGGTGATGCCTGCCCTGCCGGTGATACCGATGACAGTATCTTCAAAAACAAGGCCTTCTTCCTGTGCCACTTTCACCAGCCGCTGCACCACTTTTGCCATTACCTCATCTATTACTGCAAAAAGCGTTTTGAGATTATGTTTCTGATATATCTCCGCTCCTATTTCGGATAGTTTGTCCATATCTGTGCCGTTGTTGCCA
Encoded proteins:
- a CDS encoding histidine biosynthesis protein; the encoded protein is MYELNMFRILFVLDVFNRTVVHAQGGNRREYKPIHFSSRICDSSDAIRIVDTVKPREVYIADLNLLEDIGKREKNFEVIQEVSRRAKTMVDAGITSLSETEDILEIVPTIVLGTETASIETIEKVSVNNPGRAVVSIDKKYGRILTKDPAMPDDPFEIVKILNRFNLQDIIILDLDRVGTTSGVDSQFLSKIASISEHNVLLGGGVRNIEDIETLERIGIEGALIATALHNGSLPLEKVQ
- a CDS encoding PAS/PAC sensor signal transduction histidine kinase; the encoded protein is MDNTGQRFDSMVLQDAPVGICIFDKDDNFVFFNKEMESISGMSSCDVIGKSLFHSIPDYTLGGKANFRQFYLDTKHSLQRSSRQNVPIITPNNILSYQSISLVPLFGEDGSYYGMVCYVEEVSDYCLRERGLLDKLSDVDKLESIYREVPVIVLKWSSEEGWPVLFVSENISQLGYTKEELESENMHYIDMIHPQDRAKLLQGMSRFTEEGEAYFSHEYRLLRKTGEFLWVRELSLLHKDEQGKPLRFEGIILDISDKKKYEEELEKHTAELEQLNALKDLFSDIIRHDLLTPAGTIKGYVEILQEMESDKEKLNLLKVIEASTKRLIDLIESASKYEKLNSIDEIDYYYTDLVNLFRSTLLDFTSYSQEKNTTLNLSSEGPCYSNVNPLVSEVFANLLSNAVKYSPENGRIDISFLTDADTIRVTVTDQGDGIPDENKTSVFNRFKRLEKKGVKGTGLGLAIVKRIMEMHCGGYGVEDNPDGKGSVFWVTFSKAACNPDRPKAR
- the tmk gene encoding thymidylate kinase, whose translation is MTLQGRFKDPLQWIQDIHKEWTIVPDLTILFDIDPMAAVARCGARGDKTKFEKVGFLEGVRNNYLRLAEENPSSFVIIDAARSTDKIESDVIRTISSYL
- a CDS encoding PHP domain-containing protein, with protein sequence MDNAEIADILSRMSRLLEFKGEDPFKIMAYEKAARSIKKLEMDIDSIHQEGHLSDVPGVGKAIEDKIKELLTTGTFEAYERILAEIPSGIIEIMDISGIGPKTAKILYERLGIESIGELIKAAEEHRIRRLPRMGPKQEERILKAARNRVQSSDFRRTPLAVATAIARQITEELSASPYIDTVVPAGSLRRRKETVGNIDLVALSDEPEKAVDAFMHLEKTAPVPEVLDIYEGSTHAAIVHESGIRVDLYVGSRGYCGSLIQYLTGSKEHNIHLQEVARAKGYTISKSGSISKGKPVETEGPRNKAREFSNEAELYESLGLGYLQPELREDRGEVEASLEGRLPVLIERRDIKGDLHVHSRWSDGRNTIEELALHARGLGYEYIAITDHSPSTGVANGLSEEKLLEHIREIDEINDRIDGIKLLSGTECDIRSDGRLDYSNDVLEGLDIVVVAVHAGLEQGRKSMTKRVIAALENEHVDILAHPTGRKFGKRSGYDIDMEKVMQAAFDNDKVLEINSSPSRLDLNDMHARMAKELGVKIAINTDTHSIAHFDNIDYGIDVARRAWLEPADVVNTRGLKEICSMLRI